The DNA region ttttatatctattcaattaaaacaaattatatattaaaatataaaattaattacaaaataataataataaataacactataaaaaattatatttacaaaattaattatattaatttaattatttgaataaataatatatgtttttaatttataaatacaaaattgttttgtaatgtaaaatattataaaattgaaattatttataaactcttataatcttaaaatcttattatcgtaaatttaaaatattaaaagttacttaaaatcagactcgtcTATGAATAAAATTGTAAGATTTTAAGACTCGAGATTTTAGCAGTATTGATCCaagttttttttctaaattcaaattttccggttttattttctaaattcaaattttccgATAATCTCAATTAAAATCTATcgatcttattaattttaaataaatgaaaatgaaaattttacgtaaaaaatactaaattcttaaagtatatatatatatatatatatatatatatatggtgttTATACATTTTCACAATATAACAAAACTGccaacaaacaaaaaatttctTAGTCtacattttcacacattttatttctcggttaaaataaaagatCGAGTGAATACTCTCAACCAAAGCTTACATTTGTTTGAAAACGTCTAGATCTAGTGAAGACTCTCAACCAAAGTTTACATTTTTTGAAAACGTTTAGCTCCAATATAGTGTTTTggaacatattttaattatatatatatattaacaaatttaataatatttgttattcaaTTTCAACTCCACTAAACAGGATCAATGTCTCCCTCTAATTAAATCAGGGGGAaattgatttaagaaaaaagaaaCGGTGATATttgaatcaataaaaaaataaaactggaACTTGCTGAGCTTCTAAAGTCAATGTCTCCTTCTAATAAAACcaagtcaaaataaaaaattgactgctataattttagttaaaaagaatattaaaaaaaaatctataatatttaaacccataataaaataaaatattttatttaacccATAATAAATTCCTAGCCCGCAAACTTGTTAGGCTTAATCAGGGCGGCCTTGATTAAAATCAATTGGAAGGGATAGATTGAGCACGGTGAATTCAAAGtttacaatttcatttattttaactgtgtttattataaatttaaggtTACAAGCTTAAATGGTATATCAACTTAaaccatatattttttttaaaccaaacatcaacatgtatatattaaaataatctaatttaaaaaaagtacaTCTCAAATACCAAgataacaaaaagaaagaaaaaggaacaaaaatcaaGAATAGATTAATGTGTTCTCAATCCTAGGGAAAGAGAATCAAATTTTGGAATTCCAAGATTTTGATCACATGGACTTCCACTTCAAgggaaaatttataaataaaataaattacatcaaGAGATGAAACATAGTAAAATGAAATAGACCATAAATATCATACAAAAAGCAGGCAATTACAAACCTATTTTCCTTCTTCAaccatacatatatatatcatcttcaatcaaaactGAGAACACTTAATAAAGAGACATAGAGAAGGAATAAATAACCTTTGCGAGGTGATATTCTGGAAGAGAACTTGCTTTTTTTTGTAGTCAAATTTGTCAATAAACGTAAGGAAGTATTCTCCAAGGAACAAGTTTGCAATACTCAGCCCACACTTCTTTGTACTTGGTTGCGCATCGAGCTTCATCCCTTCTCTCCCTCCAGATCAACAGGATAAGAAGGTAGATTGGATAGAAATATGGAATTGGGGAACTGAAGACAAATGAAGCTAAATTAGAATTGTAACTTTGAGAAATCAGGCAAAAAACCTTTTTTTACCTTATGCCACATGGTAAACTGAATGACAAAGCTACAAGCAAGTCTCCCAGATAGTTACTGTGCCTTGCAATTCCCCTGTAGTAGTAGTTCAATATCCCATCAACCCATCAATTCTTTCACTAAATCACTTAATTaaaccttgtttgatctagagttatttgaaaataatcccAAATAACACACGTCATatctttataacatttttaaaatatctgatGGGATATTAGTCATTTTACACAAATAATTCATTCTCtcttataattttcaaataatccgatTATTTCAACATAACCCACCTCAAACAAACCACAAGTTACCAGGAAATGCCATGAAAGAAGATAATCAAAGAAAAAAACTCTagatgttttgtttgtttgctCAAAAACTTATGCTTTTTGaattgtttgttgtttctttgCTTGGAAACAGATCTTTACTTCGTCATGTAACGACTCTTggggttattttttttaatagtatgGTTCACCGTTTTcccaaaataaacaaaaaaaagttacCAGGAAATGCTGTCTGGTAGCTTTTCAAACTGCTAACAAAATATATGATTGAGTGTCTGTTAGTTATTCTTGCAATGTTTATGCCTATTTTTCATCAATTTTGCATGTAGaactagaagaagaagaagataacaAGATGTTAGATTGGATGCCTTACCAATATCCAGAAGCAAGCAACTTCCCTCCAATAACTTTTGGTGGACTTCCCCATATTGGAGCTTTAGGATTCTTCTTAAACATATGTTTTTGCTTGTTAGCTCCTCTAAAAACCCTATACCTTTACATTCAGAGCACCAACCAAGTATTATTAGCTTTATAATAAAATGGCGTCAGCACATAACAAGTTCATGGACAGACCCTATCAGAAAGACAATGCAGTTGGCAACCATGGAAGCTTTTGTTAGCTCCACCTTGTTCACCAAAAGCCACCAGCCCTGTAATCACGGACAAGATACAAATTCATCAATTTTAACAGAAGGAATTCCTTTTCGTCAATGGATCCAAAGTTGTGAGAtatgtttatttgtattttaaagcccaatatgtttatttatattttaaataatgatccGTGTCTTCTCCTACGAGATTAAGGTAAGAAATACACCAGATTTATGTGGGTAGGAAACTGAAATGAAGGAACTAAGAAAGGAATTTTGACCAACAATGAGTTCTACTTCTAACTACAGGATATCAAAACCATTAGATTTCAATATGAGTGTCTAAAGGAGAAAgaaacatttcatttttttggatGCAAGTTAACAGAATGTATTATAAACCTGTATGCTAAAAGTGAAGGGGATCCACACTAAATCTCCAAACACCAGCATGAAGCCTAATCTCTCTGCAATTATATCCCACCTGAAAAATACAGTGCCTAATTAAACATATGTAAGAATTAGGTAAACaatgagtttatttgaaaactggTATTTGTGGCACAATCATGGTCTCATTGAATTATTTTCTCAACTGGATCGTGATCTGGATAATAAAATCGTGATAACAAATAGGCCCAATATAGTAAATTATGTAAATTCCAAcatgaatattaataaagagACAAACAGTTAGACTATACTACTAGTCTATGTGACAAACTGCTCCAGAAAGTAACATTTAGATGGGTATGATAAAACACTAAGAAATGCCTATCTTATAGTACATATGTTGTGTTAATATTGACAATTAGTGAAACTGAATGGAACTGATTCATTTTACTAGTCTCAGGAAATAAAGAGATGAATACTTACGTGGATGTCATGTATTCTTCATAGAAAAAGTAGTCCAAGATGTACAACTGAAATGGAACAATAGTTAGAAAAAATAACAGAAGCATGGTATAAGAAATAGGTAAATGAAGGCCCGATGAGTTTACCCCACAAAAGAGCTGGTAGAGAAACATCGATGGGCTCAAAGTGGCATCTTGAAAACATTTTCCCAGGATTGACAGATTAATAAGTAACCATCCCATCATTCCAGCTCTAACAAAGAAAAACCTACAAGAGGAAATCATTTTTTTGTGTTGAATCAGAAGGTAATTACCCAACAATTTACAATTAGAGAATTCCCACACTATCACAGAAATAATAATAGGCGTGATTTATAGCAGTACAGTAACTAGTTACATCGGATTGTTACATACTTTAGATCAATTCCCATAAATTGAGGGTTCAGTTGTATCCCGAGCCACCTGAAAACAAAGAGATAAAAACAACATAATACATGCAATTGAAAAGGGTCTTCAAGGAAACTAGCAAACAATAATTGTGTTATGTGAATCATTTTCATAGACTGATCAAGAAGATATGCTACTTTCAAATTGCTAGTCCAAAGTGAATCCTTGGGTATGAACTTATTACATGGAATGTTGAGTTCAAATTGTAATTATTTAGTATGCACTATGGCCCTATatgaaaacaatttttatttttttccaaaaatgtttggaaactaaacttagttTTAGGGAGAATGAGAACGCTTTTCTGTTATAAAGTGTTCCATATAG from Impatiens glandulifera chromosome 5, dImpGla2.1, whole genome shotgun sequence includes:
- the LOC124940203 gene encoding delta(14)-sterol reductase — translated: MDLNSTLHALIPTYDSVILLFVFFAYLAIAGSILPGKVIPGVVLSDGTRLHYRCNGLLSLLLLVMLLGLGVWMNFVSSTVIADQGLELLSTTFIFSILVTFVLFIAGSNSRARSSSLKPHTTGNLVQDWWLGIQLNPQFMGIDLKFFFVRAGMMGWLLINLSILGKCFQDATLSPSMFLYQLFCGLYILDYFFYEEYMTSTWDIIAERLGFMLVFGDLVWIPFTFSIQGWWLLVNKVELTKASMVANCIVFLIGYRVFRGANKQKHMFKKNPKAPIWGSPPKVIGGKLLASGYWGIARHSNYLGDLLVALSFSLPCGISSPIPYFYPIYLLILLIWRERRDEARCATKYKEVWAEYCKLVPWRILPYVY